TAATATGCGCGCATTGTGTCCACATATTGGTTCGCTCGTCCCATATTCTGTGCAAACGTACGAAAACACCCCAGATGACGTATGCCGAGACAGCGGAAGCTGCCTTCCTTTGCGGTCCAAAAACTGTCAGACCTTTCGCTAATTTCAGTCGAATGTTCGTAAATGCGGCATTGTGCGCGACATACATAGGCGGTGCTTGCGTATACGTGGTTTTCGTATCGACCTCGATTAAGCAGGTAAGACGTCCACGTTGGactccaaattttttttctttctatatatacacGAATAATGTTCAATTCATCTCtgaaattttctctctctaatGATATTTAGCTGGTGGACTTCCACACCGGTATGACCATACCGATACGTTTATACATACTCACGCTGATACCTGCGGTGTTATTGTTGGGGCAAGtgcgaaatttgaaattcatggTGCCGTTCTCTATCGTGGCCAACCTTTCCATGATGACCGGTTTCGCTTTGACTCTGTATTATATCTTCAATGATATCAAAATACCGTCGCATGTGAAGCCAATCGCCTCGATCGAACAATTGCCTTCGTTCTTCGCTACCGTATTATTTGCCATCGAGGGTATCGGTGTTGTAAGTACGATGATACAACGATATGTTTGATTGGTATTATGGGttgttttttcaattcgaaaaaaaaaattcacttttgcAGGTGATGCCTGTCGAAAACAGTATGAAGAATCCTCACCACTTCCTTGGTTGTCCAAGTGTTCTTAATATAACAATGACTATAGTGGTATCTTTGTACACTGTATTAGGCGTGTTCGGATATTTGAAGTACGTGGAAGATATCAAGGGGAGTATCACGTTAAATATACCAACAGAGGACATGTaagtactttttattatatcatacgaATTGCGAacgaattgtttaaaattgttatatatatatatatatatatattatatattacatcaatattgttattattatttgttttattagatTGGGACAAGCGGTAAAATTGCTCATCGCCCTGGCAGTTTTATTTACATACGGATTACAACTTTTCGTTCCGATGGATATCATGTGGAGAGCTGTGAAAGAGAAATGTAGTCACAAGTATCAAGGCCTGTGCCACACAGTAATGAGAATAGGCATAAGTATATTTACAAGTGAGTTACTTTCAttctcaaattatataatgtgtgCCGTATCACCGAAGATACTGTACACaatatatctctttctcttatgtgtaaaatacttttcactttaattattaacggaCAAGCAATAACAACACGCTTCCTAATCCCTAAAACTCGTccccaaaatttattttcatcataaatcattatttctcgTGTATTTATTTCGAGTAACACTTTGTAACTCTAACATTCTGTATGGGTAATATACATTAGAACTGTGTATATTACCTCCTATCTCCTATGCCGACAAACGATCCACGGATAATTTGAAATCTGTCAATATAAATCGATCTTTACGTGTACCAGATACACGTGATACTTTTCTAacaaaggaagagagaaatgcGAGTCGAAATGAGAAGATGCACCCAGATCGGGTCAGTGGAATACCCATTGGCTTTGTAACCGCATGACTCACTATTAACCATGAGCATCGTTCAATGACTCGTGCTCATTTCATTGAGAATCTATCAAGTTCATATATGTGATTCACGTCGTTCGTGCTTTGACTTTTCAACGTCTGATGTCTCTTTATACCggaagttataataaaataattaattctcttcgatttatcgtaaaaaatgatttattaacaaGATCAGACGCATTCATTCACAATCTCTGGTCTctgatctttaattttttttttgttattaaaatttgtacattttggaaaaattcgcCTCTTATTATTTCAGTTTGTGTGGCATTACTCGTTCCTGAACTCGAGCCGTTCATCTCTTTGGTcggttcgatatttttctcaatacTCGGGATCACGATTCCAGCCGTCGTTGAAACAATTTCTTGCTGGGACGGCCATCTTGGCAGAGGCAAATGGAGATTTTGGAAAAACACTACGCTTGTGATATTCTCTCTGTTGGCGTTAATATTCGGTTCCTGGATCTCTATTTCagatataatcaaattatataaataagtttatttataattcgcgTACGTGGAAGAAAAGACTTAACTTTCTTAAAATGTGTTAATATG
The DNA window shown above is from Apis cerana isolate GH-2021 linkage group LG4, AcerK_1.0, whole genome shotgun sequence and carries:
- the LOC107999052 gene encoding proton-coupled amino acid transporter-like protein pathetic, with protein sequence MEKNEKEEQGNPMKEFNSRTKIATIEIEGYNEKDELYNPFENRDKKNSNSDFGALAHLLKSSLGTGILAMPNAIKNGGVIFGGIGTIIIGLICAHCVHILVRSSHILCKRTKTPQMTYAETAEAAFLCGPKTVRPFANFSRMFVNAALCATYIGGACVYVVFVSTSIKQLVDFHTGMTIPIRLYILTLIPAVLLLGQVRNLKFMVPFSIVANLSMMTGFALTLYYIFNDIKIPSHVKPIASIEQLPSFFATVLFAIEGIGVVMPVENSMKNPHHFLGCPSVLNITMTIVVSLYTVLGVFGYLKYVEDIKGSITLNIPTEDILGQAVKLLIALAVLFTYGLQLFVPMDIMWRAVKEKCSHKYQGLCHTVMRIGISIFTICVALLVPELEPFISLVGSIFFSILGITIPAVVETISCWDGHLGRGKWRFWKNTTLVIFSLLALIFGSWISISDIIKLYK